Proteins co-encoded in one Brassica rapa cultivar Chiifu-401-42 chromosome A02, CAAS_Brap_v3.01, whole genome shotgun sequence genomic window:
- the LOC103854571 gene encoding isoleucine--tRNA ligase, chloroplastic/mitochondrial: MSSLFKSFAGNPREAAAMAMVQSSSYRVLSGGSCSNLRRNTPLDSFLAKGRSPVKAFSFMFSTQPNNEFGHSSKRRSRGPVMAAKKASEGEKQEDGKYKHTVDLPKTGFGMRANALTREPELQKLWDENQVFKRVSDSNYGGSFVLHDGPPYANGDLHMGHALNKILKDIINRYKLLQNYKVQYVPGWDCHGLPIELKVLQSLDQEVRKELTPLKLRAKAAKFAKATVKTQMESFKRFGVWADWNNPYLTLDPEYEAAQIEVFGQMALLGYIYRGRKPVHWSPSSRTALAEAELEYPEGHISRSIYAIFKLVGGVKTSLLEEFMPNICLAVWTTTPWTIPANAAVAVNAKLQYSVVEVQSSSEDESASTSNKKKMMGKVLKNQQKLFVIVATDLVPALEAKWGVKLIITKTFLGSDLEGFRYTHPVDKRDCPVVIGGDYITTESGTGLVHTAPGHGQEDYATGLKYGLPIVSPVDDGGNFTEEAGQFRGLSVLGEGNSAVVSYLDENMSLVMEESYAHKYPYDWRTKKPTIFRATEQWFASVEGFRKATMEAINNVKWIPHQAVNRITAMTSSRSDWCISRQRTWGVPIPVFYHVQTKEPLMNEETVDHVKSIISQKGSDAWWYMSVEDLLPEKYRDKAADYEKGTDTMDVWFDSGSSWAGVLGKREGLTFPADVYLEGTDQHRGWFQSSLLTSIATKGKAPYSSVITHGFVLDEKGMKMSKSLGNVVDPLMVIEGGKNSKDAPAYGADVMRLWVSSVDYTGDVLVGPQILRQMSDIYRKLRGTLRYLLGNLHDWRVDNAVPYQDLPIIDQHALFQLENVVKNIKECYENYQFFKIFQIIQRFTIVDLSNFYFDIAKDRLYTGGTSSFTRRSCQTVLSTHLLSILRVIAPIVPHLAEDVWQNLPFEYRNEYGSAAKFVFELKWPTLNEQWLSFPAEDILFWERLLELRTEVNKVLELARNGKLIGSSLEAKVYLHTADAGMASKLLKMCEAQNEADTLQRIFITSQVEVLSSVEKEMVSNVQHTGEYREGENKVWIGVSRAKGSKCERCWNYSGQVGSFSDHPTLCGRCFNVIVANPPQPAVAAVIS; this comes from the exons ATGTCTTCCTTGTTCAAATCTTTTGCGGGAAACCCCAGGGAAGCAGCTGCAATGGCAATGGTGCAGTCATCATCTTACAGA GTACTGTCAGGTGGAAGTTGTTCGAATTTAAGGAGAAACACACCGTTGGATTCCTTTCTTGCCAAGGGAAGGTCTCCCGTCAAGGcgttttctttcatgttttcgACTCAACCAAACAACGAGTTTGGTCATTCATCAAAGCGACGGTCTCGTGGGCCTGTTATGGCGGCAAAGAAAGCATCTGAAG GGGAAAAGCAAGAAGATGGGAAGTACAAGCACACCGTTGATTTGCCCAAGACAGGTTTTGGTATGAGAGCGAATGCTCTGACGAGGGAGCCTGAACTCCAAAAGTTGTGGGATGAGAACCAGGTCTTCAAGAGAGTTTCAGATAGTAACTATGGA GGGAGTTTCGTTCTTCATGATGGTCCTCCTTATGCCAATGGTGACCTACATATGGGTCATGCTCTTAACAAGATACTGAAGGATATCATTAATCGCTATAAG CTGCTCCAAAACTATAAAGTTCAGTATGTTCCTGGGTGGGATTGCCATGGCCTTCCAATTGAGTTGAAAG TTCTGCAGTCCTTGGACCAGGAAGTGAGAAAGGAACTTACACCACTAAAGTTGAGGGCAAAGGCAGCGAAATTTGCCAAAGCAACAGTCAAAACACAAATGGAATCATTTAAG CGGTTTGGAGTATGGGCAGACTGGAACAATCCTTATCTCACTCTTGATCCGGAATATGAAGCGGCCCAG ATTGAAGTGTTTGGCCAGATGGCCTTGCTAGGGTACATCTATAGGGGTAGGAAACCAGTTCACTGGAGCCCTTCATCTCGTACTGCTCTTGCAGAAGCTGAATTAGAG TATCCGGAGGGTCATATCTCAAGAAGCATATATGCTATTTTCAAATTGGTTGGCGGAGTGAAAACAAGCCTTTTAGAAGAGTTTATGCCTAATATATGCTTGGCAGTATGGACAACTACACCATGGACTATTCCTGCTAATGCTG CTGTTGCGGTGAATGCAAAGCTTCAGTATTCTGTTGTTGAAGTGCAGTCATCCTCAGAAGATGAATCTGCGTCTACaagcaacaaaaagaaaatgatgGGGAAAGTTCTGAAGAATCAACAAAAGCTTTTCGTGATTGTAGCGACGGACCTTGTGCCAGCATTAGAAGCGAAATGGGGTGTGAAGCTTATCATTACTAAAACATTCCTGGGTTCAGATCTTGAAGGCTTCAG GTACACACATCCAGTTGACAAGAGGGACTGTCCAGTCGTTATAGGAGGTGATTACATAACTACGGAATCAGGAACAGGGTTGGTTCACACTGCCCCTGGTCATGGTCAGGAGGATTATGCAACTGGCCTGAAGTATGGGCTGCCTATTGTCTCTCCTGTGGATGATGGAGGAAACTTCACTGAAGAAGCTGGACAGTTTAGAGGACTCTCTGTCCTTGGAGAGGGGAACAGTGCTGTTGTCAGTTACCTGGATGAAAATATGTCGCTGGTCATGGAAGAATCTTATG CTCATAAGTACCCATATGATTGGAGAACTAAGAAACCTACGATATTTAGAGCGACCGAGCAATGGTTTGCATCGGTTGAAGGGTTTCGCAAGGCCACTATGGAGGCAATCAACAATGTTAAATGGATACCACATCAG GCAGTAAACAGAATAACTGCCATGACTTCAAGTCGATCTGATTGGTGCATCTCGAGACAAAGGACATGGGGTGTCCCTATTCCTGTCTTTTATCATGTTCAGACAAAAGAACCTCTCATGAATGAAGAGACAGTTGACCATGTTAAAT CTATAATTTCCCAAAAGGGTAGTGATGCATGGTGGTATATGTCGGTGGAAGACCTACTTCCTGAGAAATATCGTGATAAAGCAGCTGATTATGAAAAAGGGACTGATACAATGGATGTCTGGTTTGACTCGG GTTCCTCTTGGGCTGGTGTGTTGGGGAAACGCGAGGGTCTTACTTTCCCTGCAGATGTGTATCTAGAAGGTACAGATCAGCATCGTGGATGGTTCCAGAGTTCTTTGTTAACAAGCATTGCAACAAAAG GCAAGGCCCCCTATTCTTCCGTCATCACACATGGTTTTGTACTGGATGAGAAGGGTATGAAAATGAGCAAGTCTTTGGGTAATGTGGTTGACCCACTTATGGTCATTGAAGGAGGGAAGAATTCAAAG GACGCACCTGCTTATGGGGCTGATGTTATGCGTCTCTGGGTTTCTAGTGTAGATTACACAGGGGATGTACTTGTAGGCCCACAGATTCTTCGGCAAATGTCTGATATATATAGAAAGTTGAGAGGAACGTTGAGATATCTCTTGGGAAATCTTCATGATTGGAGA GTTGATAATGCTGTTCCGTACCAGGATTTACCCATCATTGATCAGCATGCTCTCTTCCAGCTTGAGAATGTTGTAAAGAACATAAAAGAGTGTTACGAGAACTACCAGTTTTTCAAAATATTCCAG ATCATACAACGATTCACAATTGTTGATCTGTCAAATTTCTACTTCGATATTGCTAAAGATAGACTGTATACTGG GGGAACTTCGAGTTTCACCAGAAGAAGCTGTCAAACAGTTCTTTCAACACATCTTTTATCCATATTGAGAGTCATCGCGCCGATAGTACCTCACCTAGCAGAAGATGTCTGGCAAAATCTCCCATTTGAGTACAGAAATGAATATGGCTCTGCAGCAAAATTTGTCTTTGAACTTAAATGGCCTACGTTGAACGAGCAATGGCTTTCATTTCCTGCTGAAGATATTCTCTTCTGGGAAAGGCTTCTCGAG TTGAGAACCGAAGTGAACAAAGTGCTGGAGCTCGCACGTAATGGCAAATTAATCGGTTCCAGTTTAGAAGCGAAGGTGTATCTCCATACCGCAGATGCAGGCATGGCCTCGAAGTTATTAAAGATGTGTGAAGCTCAGAATGAAGCTGACACACTGCAACGCATATTCATAACATCACAG GTTGAGGTACTGTCGTCAGTAGAGAAGGAGATGGTGAGTAATGTGCAGCACACTGGAGAGTATAGGGAGGGAGAAAACAAAGTGTGGATTGGTGTGTCACGAGCCAAGGGATCCAAGTGTGAGAGGTGCTGGAACTACTCGGGCCAGGTCGGATCGTTTTCTGACCATCCTACTCTCTGTGGACGCTGTTTCAATGTCATTGTTGCTAATCCGCCTCAGCCTGCGGTTGCAGCCGTAATCAGCTGA
- the LOC103854572 gene encoding universal stress protein PHOS34, whose protein sequence is MASGSERVVVVGVDDSTHSYHALETALDLFFTPFKSNPQFKLVVLHARLPATSVLGFAGPGTVDIIPLVEQDLDKTADLVKKKCTDVCSAKSVEITSLEVVEGDPRNIMLEAAERHHASVLVLGSHGYGAVKRVFLGSVSDYLAHHAHCSVMIVKKPKAKHASNDKH, encoded by the coding sequence aTGGCTAGTGGAAGTGAGCGTGTGGTGGTCGTAGGAGTCGATGATTCAACTCATAGCTACCACGCACTAGAGACAGCTCTCGATCTCTTCTTCACACCTTTCAAATCAAACCCACAATTCAAACTCGTCGTCCTTCACGCCAGACTCCCCGCTACCTCCGTCCTCGGCTTTGCCGGACCCGGAACGGTCGATATAATACCACTGGTGGAACAAGATTTAGACAAGACTGCAGACTTGGTTAAGAAGAAGTGTACCGATGTGTGCTCGGCTAAATCCGTTGAGATCACTTCGTTGGAGGTTGTAGAAGGAGATCCCAGGAACATAATGCTGGAAGCAGCGGAGAGACACCATGCATCTGTTCTTGTTCTTGGGAGCCATGGCTATGGAGCTGTCAAGAGGGTGTTTTTGGGGAGCGTGAGTGACTATTTAGCTCATCATGCTCATTGCTCCGTTATGATCGTCAAGAAGCCTAAGGCTAAACATGCTTCTAACGATAAACACTAA
- the LOC103854573 gene encoding probable 3-ketoacyl-CoA synthase 21 has protein sequence MNQTIHKASPISLTMSELTTLLSSSGSILKIFISLLVFHLVYQRLRRRVKVYLLDFTCYRAPDSNRLPMSTLLETIYLANQIDQESIDFQARILERSWLSNQTSIPPSLTEIPLKKSLTSVQTETMTTIFTSVEDLLKKNKLSPRNIDILITNCSLHAPTPSLSAMVINKFHMRSNIKSFSLSGMGCAAGILSVSLANDLLKVHKGSLALIVSTEALNTHWYIGKDRSMLLTNCLFRMGAAAVLMSSNEQDRGNAKYELLHVVRTNKAKDDRAYRCIYQDIDSELKQGVSITKDVITVAGDVLKMNLTTLGPLVLPYLELLQYVIRKIYKPSSSYRPNFKKAFEHFCIHTGGRAVIQAMEMNLNLTEEDIEPSKMTLHRFGNTSSSSVWYALSYLEAKRRVKRGDKVLQIAFGSGFKCNSAVWRCIRELEPDTDNKWLDSIESYPVDVPDSISIRPC, from the coding sequence ATGAACCAAACCATACACAAAGCTTCACCAATCTCCTTAACCATGTCAGAGCTAACAACACTTCTCAGCTCAAGTGGTTCTATCTTGAAGATCTTCATTAGTTTGCTAGTATTTCATTTGGTCTACCAAAGACTTAGGAGAAGAGTCAAAGTCTACTTACTCGACTTCACTTGTTACCGTGCCCCTGACTCAAACCGCCTACCAATGTCCACCCTCCTCGAGACCATCTACTTAGCTAACCAGATTGATCAAGAGAGTATCGATTTCCAAGCCCGGATCCTCGAGAGGTCCTGGTTAAGCAACCAAACCAGCATTCCCCCTTCTCTGACCGAAATACCCCTCAAGAAAAGTCTCACCTCGGTCCAAACCGAAACCATGACCACTATCTTCACATCCGTTGAGGATCTCCTCAAGAAAAACAAACTAAGCCCAAGAAACATAGACATACTAATAACAAACTGTAGTTTACATGCACCTACACCTTCTCTTAGTGCAATGGTGATCAACAAGTTCCACATGAGAAGCAATATCAAGAGCTTTAGCCTCTCAGGGATGGGCTGTGCAGCTGGGATTCTATCGGTCTCTCTAGCTAACGACTTGCTAAAGGTTCACAAAGGCTCATTGGCCCTTATTGTCAGCACAGAAGCGCTGAACACGCATTGGTACATCGGTAAAGACAGGTCCATGCTTCTCACAAACTGTCTCTTTAGAATGGGAGCAGCCGCGGTGTTGATGTCTAGCAATGAACAAGACAGAGGAAACGCAAAGTATGAGCTCTTGCATGTTGTTAGGACAAACAAAGCGAAAGATGATCGTGCTTACAGATGTATCTATCAAGACATAGACTCTGAGTTAAAGCAAGGAGTGTCCATAACAAAAGATGTAATCACCGTAGCTGGAGATGTGTTGAAGATGAACTTAACTACGTTAGGCCCTTTGGTGTTACCTTACTTAGAGCTATTGCAATATGTGATCCGCAAGATCTATAAGCCGAGTTCTTCTTATAGACCGAACTTCAAGAAAGCGTTTGAGCATTTTTGCATTCATACAGGAGGAAGAGCTGTGATACAAGCAATGGAGATGAACCTGAACTTGACGGAAGAAGACATCGAGCCATCGAAGATGACTCTTCATAGGTTTGGGAATACTTCTTCTTCGTCTGTTTGGTACGCACTCTCTTACTTGGAAGCAAAACGGAGAGTGAAAAGAGGAGATAAGGTGTTGCAGATTGCTTTTGGAAGTGGGTTTAAGTGTAACAGTGCGGTCTGGAGATGCATCAGAGAACTGGAGCCTGACACAGACAACAAATGGCTCGACTCCATCGAGTCATATCCAGTAGATGTACCTGACTCTATAAGTATCAGACCATGCTAG
- the LOC103854574 gene encoding uncharacterized protein DDB_G0271670 yields MVEAKDQDMGDGMQCINHPFTKNPGGICPLCLQEKLGKLVTSSSFPLPKHLSSSSSTSSPSFRSDSVRSSTTTTTASLSLSASNVTDNNNSKLLFLLANKKKKMANIVFKRSHSTTAAVAYGGSDLTPRKRNGFWSFLHLHSYKHHSSSKKVGNFRTKHAENTLSETERVNGGGSSKRSGVGVIVEEDVVTATVTQSERRVSRSRSVGCGSRSFSGEFFERITHGFGDCTLRRVESHREGNNNNNKAKVNSSNGNVGVREIVRCGGIFGGFMIMTPSSSSSSSSSWVSSSSSAEQQHHQGHGGRNRSWGWAFASPMRAFSYSSSGKRGRTISDSTSKNTTPNLDAIPSLLTVRS; encoded by the coding sequence ATGGTGGAAGCAAAGGATCAAGACATGGGTGATGGGATGCAATGCATAAACCATCCCTTCACAAAGAACCCAGGTGGGATCTGTCCCCTCTGTCTCCAAGAAAAGCTCGGAAAGCTCGTCACTTCCTCCTCTTTCCCTCTCCCCAAACAcctctcctcctcttcttccacTTCCTCTCCTTCCTTCAGATCTGACTCCGTACGCagctccaccaccaccaccaccgcctctCTCTCCCTTTCCGCCAGTAATGTCActgacaacaacaacagcaagctTCTGTTTTTGCTGgcgaacaagaagaagaagatggcgaACATCGTCTTCAAGAGAAGCCACTCGACGACAGCGGCGGTGGCGTACGGTGGTTCCGATCTCACCCCGAGAAAACGGAACGGGTTTTGGTCTTTTTTACATCTCCACTCTTACAAACACCACAGCAGCAGCAAGAAAGTCGGAAACTTTCGGACAAAACATGCTGAAAACACTTTGTCGGAAACGGAGAGAGTGAACGGAGGTGGAAGTAGTAAGAGAAGCGGAGTTGGTGTGATTGTGGAGGAAGATGTGGTTACAGCGACAGTGACACAGAGCGAGAGGAGAGTGTCGAGATCCAGATCTGTCGGGTGCGGAAGCAGAAGCTTCTCTGGGGAGTTCTTTGAGAGGATCACTCATGGGTTTGGAGATTGTACTTTGAGGAGAGTTGAGTCACATAGAGAaggtaacaacaacaacaataaagcTAAAGTTAATAGTAGTAATGGCAATGTTGGTGTGAGGGAGATTGTGAGATGTGGTGGGATCTTTGGTGGGTTTATGATAATGACTCCCTCGTCATCGtcctcgtcatcatcatcatgggtatcatcatcgtcatcagcTGAACAACAACATCATCAAGGTCATGGTGGAAGGAACAGGAGCTGGGGATGGGCTTTTGCAAGTCCAATGAGAGCTTTCAGTTATTCTTCCTCTGGTAAAAGAGGCCGTACCATTTCAGATTCTACAAGCAAGAACACAACTCCAAACTTGGATGCAATTCCATCATTGTTAACCGTCAGAAGCTGA
- the LOC103854575 gene encoding Fanconi anemia group I protein: MTVAAEEPSHQKPLTDNDIIRLAQYHHCQTSLSLPPYLLSPTSHDPLLAYLKSRSSLPSPSKPVSEYAIALLSLISLSPTTPSLSSLLASLLIAYTQIFPKIPSDSDSLKTIQLFGTLLRYLHVKEIKSVVDSILSGVSRVISVDDAQLFDLLPVCFDLLRREAKASEIDYVNSVIDRVLTCEWEKGFVTKMVSLAKELTFVDKGRKSELLEKVFLGVKCIDLQDLPSLVYQLLVLASKGFCKREVIGGVVCFFGSKAESRVASVLRQIEGTVLLHVNFAVKQDPSLGQEVVALVKSDLRAFNHFTVAVLFSVARVRKFGENSLGVLRTALLSAYNDYRLSKDCKWLPDELKEESLLHAKLVEKSLLRAVSECKYGREHVFPSVIQFGFMLLESVEEGRSNESGGSSGVLGIEKLSIQILGTLFEVHDMTRNEIIEQCKFRILSLKCAKSKPILRLLGYLVQRYSLIMLDYVHHLKELLDYFTFMEGNISCFLVSAIIPLIKFSRDLQDYTILVIRKAMFRREDTVRVSATKVIIELILAEKQAKKDSSFTLQDSSSQASSSQHNEVSCTVRGNLFTELNGLLQRCLYQQAKVKEVVYDGLVKLVLIDPSSGAHVLDFLMPHFLRFFRQDIDFQLGITSCIKVEGGKFIIEEPLDRLLFCISWILLLQQHNNSDRPSDATWPCFGFALTQENEQAGRNVSHEVYSSTLLKVRNFLLGKKLGDIVGLSQDTVSASLEEDKRTSYCLIILGIVQVLLNYIITDLEKQPEGKKGEIEKDIVDLVDLYESLEKEAGKSKQSNIGKRVRFSSRSKSDDTGVGFVSINEEREQVPFLSTSSIYQLFLIAFKLHSSKSACNLSGSQDDSQSSSAKTEKSISGVLSFTLHVCIGHIRSSLCMKEENPLKPLVYGDMIVLGPPLMKVVYLLKPGPLVVTGQTNKENKGRKVAEGRKQCLHLALLSLKELLSIYSSGSGLTGLLEDLLAVPASDDAILEECSEASKIEDPRVKNIEIFMEKIMKPMITDLIAQNSNDVEILCDIVLMLGSTLPDKFKQRHGSWAHEIFRSCETSNTTVAKSVLKLAISFTTSPGDLCIAVEVAKELQNVIGLDKSDTSQVSESYMIVNQSTSASITSCILQLVDSAIGDMDWGTKKLKNLYVASQKNIHLNHDDESTFLIALEEALYAMAESTVRILSSFVLMNLKDSQAAQFLRLAVKFYKQLAQIVKQRIAPKGCKQTLPSLKFQKLVELTCKSLTVPLYPFLAEMQKEQQESVSSNSKGIINKIRQENKCIPDLIFQIEDYERYLIQLSKVTKLNLLRHAKRSTARDFKIIEDAEAPAGGEDGGNQEETETQNNNVGGNEDGLGEESEDDREQASRDLHSDKAIAAEANDVEEEEKGEEEDEEEEEGSGLSRPKKIAKKSSVVEDSDEDSVTF, encoded by the exons ATGACCGTCGCCGCCGAAGAACCTTCTCACCAGAAACCTCTCACCGATAACGACATCATCCGCTTAGCCCAGTACCACCACTGCCAAACCAGCCTCTCCCTCCCTCCCTACCTCCTCTCCCCGACCTCCCACGATCCTCTCCTCGCCTACCTCAAATCCCGCTCCTCTCTACCTTCCCCGTCGAAGCCTGTCTCCGAGTACGCGATCGCTCTCCTCTCTCTAATCTCCCTATCCCCGACGACTCCGTCACTCTCCTCCCTCCTCGCATCTCTTCTCATCGCCTACACACAGATCTTCCCCAAAATCCCGAGCGATTCGGATTCCTTGAAGACGATTCAGCTCTTCGGGACTCTGTTACGGTACCTACACGTCAAGGAGATCAAATCCGTCGTCGATTCGATCTTATCCGGTGTGTCTAGAGTTATCTCTGTTGATGACGCCCAGTTGTTTGATCTATTGCCTGTGTGCTTTGATTTGTTGCGTAGAGAAGCTAAGGCTAGTGAGATAGATTACGTTAATTCGGTTATAGATCGTGTTCTCACCTGTGAATGGGAGAAAGGATTTGTGACGAAAATGGTATCTCTTGCTAAGGAGTTAACGTTTGTGGACAAAGGGAGGAAGAGTGAGTTGCTGGAGAAAGTGTTTTTGGGTGTTAAGTGTATAGACTTGCAGGACTTGCCTTCACTTGTGTACCAGTTGCTTGTTCTTGCTTCGAAGGGGTTTTGCAAGAGGGAGGTGATTGGAGGAGTTGTTTGCTTTTTTGGGTCTAAAGCTGAGAGTAGAGTGGCGTCTGTACTTAGGCAGATAGAAGGGACTGTTCTTCTTCACGTGAATTTCGCGGTGAAGCAGGATCCTTCGCTGGGGCAGGAGGTTGTGGCGTTGGTCAAGTCTGATCTCAGGGCTTTTAATCATTTTACGGTAGCGGTTCTGTTTTCGGTTGCGAGGGTTAGAAAGTTCGGTGAGAATTCTTTGGGGGTATTGAGAACGGCTTTGCTTAGTGCGTACAACGATTACAGACTCTCTAA AGATTGCAAGTGGCTACCTGATGAGCTGAAGGAAGAGAGTTTACTGCATGCCAAATTGGTTGAAAAATCTTTGCTAAGAGCG gttaGTGAGTGCAAATATGGGAGGGAGCATGTGTTTCCGAGTGTTATTCAAtttggttttatgttgctagaatcTGTTGAAGAAGGTAGGTCCAACGAGTCTGGTGGTTCCAGTGGCGTACTGGGTATTGAAAAGCTTAGTATTCAGATTCTGGGAACCCTATTTGAAGTCCATGATATGACAAGAAACGAG ATAATTGAGCAATGCAAGTTTCGCATTCTTTCTTTGAAATGCGCAAAGAGCAAGCCAATATTAAG GTTGTTAGGATATCTTGTCCAGAGATACTCACTTATCATGTTGGATTATGTCCATCATCTCAAAGAATTATTGGATTATTTCACTTTCATGGAGGGGAATATCAGCTGTTTTCTTGTTTCTGCTATTATCCCGCTCATCAAATTCAGCCGTGATCTGCAG GATTATACCATCTTGGTGATTCGGAAGGCTATGTTTAGACGAGAAGATACAGTTCGTGTATCTGCAACAAAGGTGATAATTGAACTTATACTTGCAGAGAAACAAGCTAAGAAAGACAGCTCATTTACTCTCCAAGACTCATCAAGCCAAGCCAGCTCTAGTCAGCACAATGAAGTGAGCTGCACTGTGAGGGGAAACCTCTTTACTGAACTGAATGGGTTGCTTCAAAGATGTCTTTACCAACAG GCAAAGGTGAAAGAAGTAGTTTATGATGGGCTGGTGAAGTTAGTCCTGATTGATCCATCAAGTGGAGCACATGTATTGGACTTTCTTATGCCTCACTTTCTTCGTTTCTTCAGACAG GACATAGATTTTCAGCTTGGAATCACTTCGTGCATTAAAGTAGAAGGTGGCAAATTTATTATTGAAGAGCCCTTGGATAGGCTTCTCTTTTGTATCTCTTGGATTTTACTCCTTCAACAGCACAACAACTCTGATCGGCCTTCTGATGCCACGTGGCCATGTTTTGGTTTCGCACTTACTCAAGAAAATGAG CAGGCAGGAAGAAATGTATCTCATGAAGTGTACTCCAGTACTTTGTTGAAGGTCCGAAACTTTCTCCTAGGCAAAAAATTAGGAG ATATTGTTGGGCTGTCTCAGGACACAGTTTCCGCATCTCtagaagaagataaaagaaCATCCTATTGTCTGATTATATTGGGGATCGTTCAAGTGCTGCTAAATTATATCATAACGGATCTAGAGAAACAGCCAGAAGGGAAGAAAGGTGAAATTGAAAAGGATATTGTTGATTTGGTTGATCTTTATGAATCGCTGGAAAAGGAGGCGGGGAAATCAAAACAGAGCAATATTGGCAAGAGAGTACGATTCAGCTCTCGTAGTAAATCTGATGATACTGGTGTGGGATTCGTAAGTATCAACGAAGAGCGAGAACAAGTTCCCTTTTTGTCTACTTCAAGTATCTACCAGCTATTTCTAATCGCCTTCAAACTCCATAGCAGCAAATCAGCATGTAATCTTTCAGGTTCGCAGGATGACAGCCAGTCATCATCAGCAAAGACAGAGAAGTCAATATCTGGAGTTTTGTCTTTCACTTTGCATGTTTGTATTGGACACATAAGATCATCTCTTTGCATGAAGGAGGAAAATCCACTTAAACCGTTGGTCTATGGTGACATGATAGTTCTGGGCCCTCCACTGATGAAAGTAGTTTACCTGCTAAAGCCAGGACCACTTGTAGTAACCGGACAGACGAATAAAGAGAATAAAGGAAGGAAAGTTGCTGAAGGAAGAAAACAGTGTCTACATCTGGCCTTGCTTAGCTTGAAGGAGCTGCTCAGTATATATTCAAGTGGATCTGGCTTGACTGGGTTGCTTGAGGATTTGTTGGCAGTGCCTGCATCCGACGATGCTATTTTAGAAGAGTGCAGCGAAGCTTCAAAAATTGAAGATCCACGTGTGAAGAACATCGAAATTTTCATGGAAAAAATCATGAAGCCAATGATCACAGACCTTATCGCCCAAAACTCTAATGATGTAGAG ATTCTTTGTGACATAGTGTTGATGCTTGGGAGCACTCTACCTGACAAATTCAAACAACGGCATGGATCATGGGCTCATGAAATCTTCAGAAGCTGTGAAACATCTAACACCACTGTTGCAAAGAGCGTTTTAAAACTTGCCATCTCTTTTACCACATCTCCTGGTGATCTATGCATAGCCGTAGAAGTAGCAAAGGAGTTGCAAAATGTCATCGGTTTAGACAAATCTGATACATCACAAGTCTCCGAATCATACATGATCGTAAACCAGTCGACAAGTGCTTCAATAACTTCTTGCATATTGCAATTAGTTGACTCAGCTATAGGTGACATGGATTGGGGCACAAAGAAGCTAAAGAATTTGTATGTGGCCTCTCAGAAGAACATCCATCTCAACCATGATGATGAGAGTACATTTTTAATTGCTCTCGAAGAAGCCCTTTACGCAATGGCTGAGTCAACAGTCAGGATACTCTCTTCCTTTGTTTTGATGAACCTCAAAG ACTCACAAGCAGCACAGTTTCTCAGATTAGCAGTTAAGTTTTACAAACAATTAGCACAGATTGTGAAACAGAGGATTGCTCCCAAGGGTTGCAAGCAAACTCTTCCCAGCCTCAAGTTTCAAAAACTCGTTGAACTAACTTGCAAGAGCCTCACGGTTCCTTTATACCCCTTTTTAGCTGAAATGCAAAAG GAACAACAGGAAAGTGTGAGTTCCAATTCCAAGGGTATAATCAACAAGATCAGACAGGAGAACAAATGCATCCCTGATTTGATATTCCAGATAGAAGACTATGAAAGATACCTAATACAGCTGAGCAAAGTTACTAAATTGAATTTGTTGAGGCATGCCAAGCGCAGTACTGCTAGAGACTTCAAGATAATTGAAGATGCAGAAGCTCCTGCTGGTGGTGAAGATGGAGGAAACCAAGAAGAAACAGAGACACAGAACAATAACGTTGGTGGTAATGAGGATGGTTTGGGAGAAGAGTCAGAAGATGATCGGGAACAAGCATCACGGGACTTACATTCTGATAAAGCCATAGCAGCAGAAGCGAATgatgtagaagaagaagaaaaaggagaagaagaagatgaagaagaagaagaaggaagtgGCTTAAGTCGTCCTAAAAAGATAGCAAAGAAGAGTTCAGTCGTGGAAGATTCTGATGAAGATTCTGTAACATTTTAG